The Cohaesibacter intestini sequence TAATAACGATTTCCAATGTGTCATGGGACATGATCTCACTTGCAGCAGCAATTAGGCCTCCATCAATGAGATATGCAGTGCAAAACAATCGGTCCCACAGCGTTCAATCTAACTGGAATTCGCGGCCGAGGCTGTGTGGAAACCCGTCATTGTGATAGAATCGCGGTGACGGGGGAGAGTATTCATGGCGGGTTTTATCGAAGGTGTCAGCCGCGACCAAACGGTTCTATTTCCAGATCGTCTTGATGATTGGATTGGTGAAGATCATCTGGTTCGAGTGGTTGATCTGTTTGTCGCTGAACTTGATTTTATGGATCTTGGCTTTTCCCGTTCGCAGCCCGCTGGAACTGGTCGCCCTGGCTATCATCCTTCTGTGTTGCTGAAGATTTTCATTTACGGCTACTTGAATAGGATTCCCTCGAGTCGGCGGTTGGAACGTGAGGCGTGCCGGAATGTTGAAGTGATGTGGCTAACAGGCCGTCTTGTTCCAGATCACAAGACTATCGCTGATTTCCGGCGTGACAACGGTCCAGCTATCCGTAGAACTTGTGCGCAGTTCGTGGAGCTTTGTCGCCGGATAGGTATGCTGAGTGGCGCCTGCATCGCCGTTGATGGCAGTAAGTTCAAGGCAGTGAACAATCGTGATCGCAATTTCACAAAAAACAAGATTTCCAGCCGTCTTGCTCACCTCGAAGCAGATGCAGAGCGCTATATCAAGGAAATGGCCCGGCTCGACAATCAAGAAGAAGGCCAAGTTTGTTCAGAAAAGGTGGCAAACCTTGCGCGCCGTCAGAAACGAATTCGCGAAGAGATTGATCGATTAAAGACCCTTGAGGCAGCTCTGCCGGAAGCACCTGACGGCCAAATATCCCTGACTGACCCTGATGCCCGTGCTATGGCGACAAGCGCTCGTTTGAGTGGGCTGGTCGGTTACAACGTTCAAAGTGCCGTCGATACTGATACCCACCTAATTGTCGCGCATGATGTCACGAACCAAGGATTTGATCGCACACAATTGCTACCCATGGCGATATCCGCTCAAAAGGTTCTTGGACACAAGAAAGTGCATGTCATTGCCGACAAGGGATATTTCAGTGGCACCCAAATATTTGCCTGCCATGAAGCGGGTATTTCAGTAACCGTGCCACGCCCAGAAACATCTGGCAATCGCCGCAAGGGCAAGTTTGTGAAGGCCGACTTCCATTATGACCCGGAACGCGATGTCTATCACTGCCCGGCTGGACGCGAGTTGATCTATCGATACACACGGCAAGAAGGTGGACTGAATGTTCGCCGCTACTGGATCAATGAATGCCAGAATTGCGAGCTTCAGGATCAGTGCACCAGTGGCAAGGAACGCCGGATCAGCCGTTGGGAACATGAATATCTGGTTGATGAGATGCGCAATCGGTTGGGCCGTGATCCCGATCCTATGACTTTGCGGCGATGTACGGTCGAGCACCCGTTTGGCACTATAAAGGCATGGATGGGATCAACCCATTTCCAAATGCGTCGATTAAAGAATGTCAGGACGGAAATGGCTCTTCATGTCCTAGCCTACAACATCAAAAGAGCGGTCAATATAATCGGTGTCAGCCAATTGATGACCGCTATGGCCGAGTAAGGCAAAGCCGGTCTGCTCGATCCTCGCTCTCAATCGTTTGAAGGAAACAAAAACGCACAAATATGCTTTGATGCTCGCGATAAACGCGAGTTTCCACACAGCCTCGGCCCTATGCTGCCGCTCGTCTGGCGCAACAGGACTGAAGCCGGTGCCCCCATTGCCGCCATTCGTTCAAAATGCAGCAATTTCAGCAATCTGATGACAGGTGTGCGGACTTTCAGATTTTTGCCATTTTACACAAAAATATCTGGCTTTCACTAATCAATCGGACTGGCAATCGCGCCCCTTCGCGAAAGGCCGAAGAAGATCAGAAGCCGCCGCCCGTTTTAAAACCACCACCACGTGAGCCGCCAAACGTGCCGCCCCAATGGCCACCCATGGTCCCTCCGAGCGTATCATTGAACCCACCGCGGCGAGACCGCCGCCCCGCGCCCGGCCCTTGACGATAACCGCTGCGAAGGGCATCGCGCAGTTCCCGAGACGACAGCGCTCCCTTCAGAATGCCGCCAATGACATCTCCGATCAGCTGATCATTGGCGAAGCCGCCGCCCATCCGGTTATAGCCTTCGCGCCTGAAGTCATTGGCAGAGCGTTCGAGTTCCGCACGCTTGCGGGCAATGTCCATTGCGGTCTGCCGGGCCTTGTCCACTTCCTGCTGTTTCTTGACGATTGCCTTTTCGATAGTCTGCAGACGCATCACGATCTGGTCGTCTTCGGTCGTCGGCGTATCAAGCGCATCATGCAACAGGGTGCGCAGCTCCTGACTCTGCAAAGACTGGGCGAGATCGGACAAAGCCTTGGAAAGCGCAGAGTCCGGATGATCTGACAACAGAACCGCCCGTTCCTCAGAGCGTGCCTTGAGTTCATCTTCCAGCGCAAGGATCCGGTCTTCGGCGGCTTTCAGCGCCTGCTCTGCCTCGGTAAGCGCACTTTCCTTGCTGCCAATGCCATCCGCTTCCAGAGCGTTCCGTTCCAATGCCGCCAGTTTGGCCTCTTCCTCTTCCAGCTCGATCTTGAGGCGATCCGCATGTTCGCGCAGGCGTTTGGGAATTTCGGTCAGGGTGAAATAATTCTGGCGCGCTGGCTCATATTGGACCACACGGGCAACATAGTCGTCCCCCATGCGCACGAGACCACCGGCAGCATATTTCGACGTGCCATAGCCCCGCTGCCACAGATAGACAAACAGTTTGTCTGCGAGATAGGGCTTGGATTTCTCCTCGCAATCCTGCTCCGATTGCAGCGCCTTTTCTTCCGCTGCCAACATCCTTGCTTCGGCCCCTGCGGCTTTGGCATCTTGCGCCTGCCAGACCACATCCTGTGCCATGCGGCTCTCGGTTTGTGCCTCAAGATCACGGATGCTGCTGACCATTTCCGCAACACGGGCCTCCCGAGCGGCCCGCTCATCCCGCGCCGATTGCAAGTCACCACCAAGCTGATCTAGCTGCTTGGCGAGGGCTGCGAGTTGCTCTTTCTGAGCCTCCGCCGCCGCCATTGCTTTGCGTTCTGCCATATCGAGCCCACCGACAGCCTGTTCTTGCTGCAGACTATCAAGGCGGACCTTGGCCAGCGATCTAAACAGAGTGGATTGTTCCGTTTGCAGGCTGGCAAGCTCATCCGATGCCGCTTCAACAATGCGGGTCATCTTGTCTTCGTCATCCCGCAGACCATACCCGGCCTGTTCGATGGAATTGAGTGTATCTACAACGCTCAGCATGACAATCCTACCAGTCCGTTATCGCACCGCCAGAGACGCGCATGGCATAGTTGGGCTCAAGCGCCCCCCTTGGCTTCGTGGCCAGAATAGTCTTCTGAACGATGCCATCATCCATCTTGTCATCACGCACGGCATTGTAGGTGGACTGAGGCACACGAATGCCCCACTTTTTGACGATCTCTGACTTGTTGGTTTCCTCATTGAGGATGGGGAAAGACAACAAAGTGCCATCCGAAGCGACAGCTTCGACAATCAGATAATAGTTGCGAGCCCCGCTATTGACGTCAGGAATGCGATAGACGCCACTGCGTTCATTGGCACCGGTCACGATCCGCAGATCATAGCTTTGAACGAGCATTGACCGCACATTCTCCAGTGTCGCAAGCGCTCCCTTTGCGGCGACCGCATCGGAGCGTGCAAGGGCAGCTTGGGCGTCCAGCAGCAACTGCTCGACCCGCTTGCGGGCGGCTTCTGTCTGGGCCTCGGCCATTGCGACCTTGACCGCATTTGCGATCTCGGCTGGCAGGGTTTGGTTCAGTTCAATCCGGGCTGCTTCGGCCTGACGCTCGGCTGAAGCCTTCTGCCAGACGGAAAAACCGACCCACAGAGAGATCACCACAATAAGCCCAGCAAGGCTCGCGCCGATCAAGCCTCGGCGGATCCAAAGCCCCGCCAATGTGCGCGAAAGCCCCGCCGGTGTCGGCTCATAGGTAAAGCGGCTCTCCTTGAGGGCCTTGATGCCTTCTTCGAGAATCCGATCCGACACCTCAAGGCCCTGACTTTCATACAGAGCCCGCAAGCGATCCTTCAGGACGCTGTCCCGACCATCCTGAGCCAGCTCCCTAAGGGCAACATCTTCATGGTGTCGCAACGTATCAACGACATCCATGGCCAGCATCACCTCGTCAAGGGCTGGCGCAGAATTGGGTTTGTTCATTGCACTCGTCCGCTTATTCTGCGTCCAGCATCAATGGCAGAGCCTTGCCTTCGGTCGCCAGCCGCGCCAGCCGCTTCTTGCCATCCTCGACAGCCTTGCGGATTTCGTCGCTGTTGCGGGTCGAAAGCTCGCGCATCTCGCCCACAATCTCGACAGAGCGAACCTGAAAATTGATGACGCTATCGACCAGCTTCTTGACGGCATCAGCACGAATGGTTGGCCCGTAGCCGGCCTTGAGCGCCTCTTCCTGCACTTTGCCACCAATCTCGGCCAGCACTTCAAGCGACTTCGAGACACCCTCTTTCATCTCATTCAGGGTCTCGGTTGCTTCATGCAATCCAAACAGGCCGGTGAAGGAGGCCTTCAGCGCCGTCAGAACAGATTCGTTGGTCGAGAAGAAAGACACCGCCTGCTGATAGACCCGCTCTTTGGCATTGGTGGTCTGCATCAGACGCGCCATGACCACGTCGGAGGTATTGTAACTGATGGTCAGATTGTCGGCCAAGTCTTTGGCAATCTGATAGCGGCTTTCTTCATTCTGCACCTTGCGCAAATGTTCATCGCGCGTCAGCTCTAGCTTGGCCCGTCCAGCGATATCCCCGTCTTCCGGAAAGGCCGCGACGGCATCCGAAGCGCCTTTCAGCCCAGCCTTGGCTTCGTCCAGTTTCCCTTCCGCGGCCTTGAGAATTTCCAAAGCGGCCACTTCACCATGCTTCAGGGCGCCACGGAAATCCCGATAGGCTTCAAGGATGGTCTGCTCGCGTTCGATATTGGCCTTGGTATCGCGGGACACCTCCAGATAGGTATCCTTGATCTTGTCGAAACGGGACGCAATGTCGCCGCGAGAAATTTTCATCCACGCATTGGTTGCCCGCTCAAACACATCGATCTTGCCGTCTTCAATCTGGTCCACCATCGATTTGGCATCGTCACGGATAGAATTGAAGGCTTCAGAAATCTCTTCGTAACGCTGACCGATGGACATTTGCGAAACCTGCTCGCGCACCACTTCATTGAAAATGCTCATCTGCTGCAAGGTGCGGGTGATGATCGCGATCTTGTCAGGCTCAATGTCTGCAATCTTTTCAAGCAGACCGACAATCGGGGTTTCTTCGGTTTCATCATGCACAAGACCAAGATCTTTCAAGGTGGTCATTGCCTTGTCCAGATATTGAAGAGCGGAGCTAGGGACGATTTCGGCCATATTGGAGCCTCATATATGGTTCGGGATCATGCGGGTAAACCGGGTCAATCGGCGATTAAATTCAATGACTATCAAAATTCACTGTCTGAAGACTATTCAGGAATGTCTGGTCGATCCACCAATAAATCGGAGACACGACTATAGTGCGACATCAATGCGGCAAATTCACGTGCGGCGCCTCCAGTGGACCGTGCGCGCGTAATGCTGCTCCGCCTCAACACAGCCGGGATGGACTGCGTTGTCCAACAGATTTAACCGATAAGACAGTGTCGCACGTCGGGTCCCGAAGTAGGACATCTTGAGCCCAAGCTGCGAAACCCGAGATCCCTTTCCTCTTATGCACAGCTTTGCATAAGAGGAAAGGCCATGACGGCTTGGCAGCCTTGATCAGGAATGAACTGGACTAGGATCCCTTCACCGGGACAATGTTTGTCTTCCGATCCCGTCGGGTCGATCGGTTGAAGCTTCACTCTTGGGATGGATCCGGCATTGTCAGCGCC is a genomic window containing:
- a CDS encoding IS1182 family transposase yields the protein MAGFIEGVSRDQTVLFPDRLDDWIGEDHLVRVVDLFVAELDFMDLGFSRSQPAGTGRPGYHPSVLLKIFIYGYLNRIPSSRRLEREACRNVEVMWLTGRLVPDHKTIADFRRDNGPAIRRTCAQFVELCRRIGMLSGACIAVDGSKFKAVNNRDRNFTKNKISSRLAHLEADAERYIKEMARLDNQEEGQVCSEKVANLARRQKRIREEIDRLKTLEAALPEAPDGQISLTDPDARAMATSARLSGLVGYNVQSAVDTDTHLIVAHDVTNQGFDRTQLLPMAISAQKVLGHKKVHVIADKGYFSGTQIFACHEAGISVTVPRPETSGNRRKGKFVKADFHYDPERDVYHCPAGRELIYRYTRQEGGLNVRRYWINECQNCELQDQCTSGKERRISRWEHEYLVDEMRNRLGRDPDPMTLRRCTVEHPFGTIKAWMGSTHFQMRRLKNVRTEMALHVLAYNIKRAVNIIGVSQLMTAMAE
- a CDS encoding cell surface protein, which gives rise to MAEIVPSSALQYLDKAMTTLKDLGLVHDETEETPIVGLLEKIADIEPDKIAIITRTLQQMSIFNEVVREQVSQMSIGQRYEEISEAFNSIRDDAKSMVDQIEDGKIDVFERATNAWMKISRGDIASRFDKIKDTYLEVSRDTKANIEREQTILEAYRDFRGALKHGEVAALEILKAAEGKLDEAKAGLKGASDAVAAFPEDGDIAGRAKLELTRDEHLRKVQNEESRYQIAKDLADNLTISYNTSDVVMARLMQTTNAKERVYQQAVSFFSTNESVLTALKASFTGLFGLHEATETLNEMKEGVSKSLEVLAEIGGKVQEEALKAGYGPTIRADAVKKLVDSVINFQVRSVEIVGEMRELSTRNSDEIRKAVEDGKKRLARLATEGKALPLMLDAE
- a CDS encoding DUF6384 family protein; protein product: MNKPNSAPALDEVMLAMDVVDTLRHHEDVALRELAQDGRDSVLKDRLRALYESQGLEVSDRILEEGIKALKESRFTYEPTPAGLSRTLAGLWIRRGLIGASLAGLIVVISLWVGFSVWQKASAERQAEAARIELNQTLPAEIANAVKVAMAEAQTEAARKRVEQLLLDAQAALARSDAVAAKGALATLENVRSMLVQSYDLRIVTGANERSGVYRIPDVNSGARNYYLIVEAVASDGTLLSFPILNEETNKSEIVKKWGIRVPQSTYNAVRDDKMDDGIVQKTILATKPRGALEPNYAMRVSGGAITDW